A genomic region of Trifolium pratense cultivar HEN17-A07 linkage group LG3, ARS_RC_1.1, whole genome shotgun sequence contains the following coding sequences:
- the LOC123914980 gene encoding uncharacterized protein LOC123914980, protein MALEATMLQENMAVEANNCEDGNLLPITQKLDCVYDEEPLGFEKDPSSSNQKMQAQDPLEEIDIGDGSIKRPTYISANIPKDLRDKLVDLLKEFKDCFAWDYNEMPGLDRNLVEHRLPIRPDKKPVKQSPRRFAPEILSKIKEEIERLLRSKFIRTARYVEWLANIVPVIKKNGSLRICIDFRDLNNATPKDEYSMPVAEMLIDSAAGFEYLSMLDGYSGYNQIFIAEEDVAKTAFRCPGALAIKGQIVADFIVDHSAIESPQNYIALEPWTLYFDGSRHQHGTGIGILIISPQKIPTKFKYRINGICSNNEAEYEALIAGLEILLSLGARDVKIKGDSELVLKQLTKEYKCIKEHLIRYFVIANALLKRFDSIDIGHVPRIENQEANELAQIASGYKVSKAKLEQLIEIKEKLISNEPMQLELSRPKLEGAEMSPNDINNSDKEMNYDELQILVIDNLIDGDWRKPIVEYLENPIGSAPRKIKYRASNYVIIGNELFKKTLEGVLLKCLSENEAYIAISDVHSGACGSHQSGHKMKWLLVRQGMYWPSMLKDCIDFAKGCQDCQKHAGIQHVPASELHSIIKPWPFRGWALDLIGEIKPASSKNQKYIIVGVDYFTKWIEAIPLPNVDQEEVISFIQNHIIYRFGIPETITTDQGSVFTGRKMQEFARQTGFKLLTSTPYYAQANGQVEAANKIIIGLIRKHIAQKPRNWNKTLNQVLWACRNSPKESTNSTPFRLTYGHDAVLPVEIYLQSIRIQRQMEVPTDHYWSMMFDELVDLDEERLRALDTLSRQKERVAKAYNKKVKSKTFDVGNLVWKVILPMDKKDRVLGKWSPNWEGPFKIIQVFSNGAYEIEELTPEKRTLNINGKYLKKYKPTLLEVNISTE, encoded by the exons ATGGCGTTAGAAGCCACAATGCtgcaagaaaatatggctgtcgaagccaacAACTGTGAAGATGGCAACTTATTGCCAATAACTCAAAAATTGGACTGCGTCTATGATGAAGAACCATTAGGATTTGAAAAGGATCCTTCCAGTTCCAATCAAAAGATGCAGGCCCAAGACCCTTTGGAGGAAatagatattggagatggctcgaTCAAAAGGCCAACATACATAAGTGCCAATATCCCAAAGGACTTGCGTGATAAACTGGTCGACCTCCTTAAAGAGTTCAAGGATTGTTTTGCTTGGGATTACAATGAAATGCCAGGTTTAGACAGAAATTTGGTCGAACATAGATTACCCATTCGACCAGACAAGAAACCAGTTAAACAATCACCAAGAAGATTCGCACCAGAAATCCTATCTAAGATCAAGGAGGAAATCGAAAGGCTGCTGAGAAGCAAGTTCATCCGGACTGCCAGGTATGTCGAATGGTTAGCAAATATAGTTCctgtcattaagaaaaatggttctCTTAGAATATGTATAGATTTTAGGGATTTAAATAATGCTACCCCCAAAGATGAATATTCGATGCCTGTAGCAGAGATGTTAATAGATTCAGCAGCAGGCTTCGAATATCTTAGCATGTTAGATGGGTATTCTGGatataaccaaatttttatcgcCGAGGAAGATGTGGCAAAAACAGCTTTTCGATGCCCAGGGGCTTTGG CAATTAAAGGCCAAATAGTGGCTGACTTCATTGTTGATCATTCAGCAATTGAATCACCTCAAAATTACATTGCTCTAGAACCATGGACTCTGTATTTCGATGGGTCTAGACATCAACATGGTACTGGGataggtattttgataatttccccACAAAAGATTCCTACTAAGTTCAAATACAGGATTAATGGTATTTGTTCGAACAATGAGGCTGAATAtgaggctttgatagcaggattAGAAATATTATTAAGCCTGGGGGCAAGAGACGttaaaataaaaggtgattCAGAACTAGTTTTGAAACAACTGACCAAAGAATACAAATGTATCAAAGAGCATTTGATTCGTTATTTTGTCATAGCAAATGCGTTACTAAAACGTTTCGATTCGATTGATATTGGACATGTCCCTCGAATAGAAAATCAAGAAGCTAATGAGTTAGCCCAGATTGCTTCAGGATACAAGGTGTCCAAAGCAAAGCTAGAACAATtaatagaaatcaaagaaaaattgatttctaATGAGCCAATGCAATTGGAATTGTCAAGACCAAAACTTGAGGGGGCAGAGATGTCACCAAATGACATAAATAATTCTGATAAAGAAATGAATTATGATGAACTCCAAATTTTGGTCATTGACAATTTAATAGATGGTGATTGGAGAAAACCAATTGTAGAATATTTGGAAAATCCAATCGGGAGTGCTCCTCGAAAGATCAAATACAGGGCATCAAATTATGTGATCATTGGTAATGAATTGTTTAAAAAGACCCTCGAAGGAGTACTATTGAAATGCCTTAGTGAGAATGAGGCCTACATAGCAATATCTGATGTTCATAGTGGGGCTTGTGGTTCTCACCAATCAGGCCATAAGATGAAATGGCTTTTAGTTCGACAAGGCATGTACTGGCCATCTATGTTAAAAGATTGCATAGATTTTGCTAAAGGTTGTCAAGACTGTCAAAAACATGCAGGAATCCAACATGTACCTGCAAGCGAATTACATTCGATAATAAAACCTTGGCCATTTAGAGGTTGGGCATTGGATTTAATTGGTGAAATAAAACCAGCatcatcaaaaaatcaaaagtacATAATAGTTGgtgttgattattttaccaaatggatcgAAGCTATACCTTTGCCCAACGTTGATCAAGAAGAAGTTATAAGTTTTATCCAAAACCACATTATTTACAGGTTTGGAATCCCTGAAACCATCACAACTGATCAAGGTTCAGTGTTTactggtcgaaagatgcaagaatTCGCCAGGCAAACAGGGTTTAAACTTTTGACTTCGACACCTTATTATGCACAAGCAAATGGTCAAGTAGAAGCtgccaataaaattattattggatTAATCAGAAAACATATTGCTCAAAAGCCAAGAAATTGGAACAAGACTTTAAATCAAGTCTTATGGGCATGTAGAAATTCCCCTAAAGAATCAACAAATTCTACTCCATTTCGATTAACGTATGGTCATGATGCTGTGTTACCAGTAGAAATTTATTTGCAATCTATCAGAATTCAAAGACAAATGGAGGTACCAACTGATCATTATTGGAGTATGATGTTTGATGAATTGGTTGATTTAGacgaagaaaggctaagagcgcTTGATACATTAAGTagacaaaaagaaagagtagcAAAGGCCTATAATAAAAAGGTTAAATCAAAAACCTTTGACGTAGGGAATttagtttggaaagttattTTGCCTATGGACAAAAAAGATAGAGTTTTAGGCAAATGGTCTccaaattgggaaggaccttttaaaataatacaagtatTTTCGAATGGTGCGTATGAAATAGAAGAATTAACTCCAGAAAAGCGAACATTGAATATAAATGGtaagtatttgaaaaaatataaaccaacgCTTTTAGAAGTTAATATTAGCACAGAATAA